In Zygosaccharomyces rouxii strain CBS732 chromosome F complete sequence, a single window of DNA contains:
- a CDS encoding uncharacterized protein (weakly similar to uniprot|P48568 Saccharomyces cerevisiae YDL186W Hypothetical ORF) has product MPLDLRPCELPSYEPTFDLTKQNFLPARNIPTVRELVKAKQDERVLPPKNEFVNRMEDSLIRWKPPGSSYRGTTMAIEGSHPYQLETSKLQDQSKGYGYGYGGGTYVMDSFVNWWKGSNVDNAADRGEDTVSNGGDDDFSLNYEPDCAESIATGTARTTYAVIPPKTPRPVTLVERTPDDTVYQLYYGKPIPPDYLSGRYYNFNTLQQQQQQQHQNGQDPSEWLKNCFSSCTNM; this is encoded by the coding sequence ATGCCACTCGATTTAAGACCTTGTGAATTGCCCAGCTATGAGCCGACATTCGATCTTACCAAACAGAATTTTTTACCCGCTAGGAATATCCCCACGGTTAGAGAACTAGTTAAAGCCAAGCAAGATGAAAGGGTCTTGCCGCcaaaaaatgaatttgtTAACAGGATGGAAGACTCATTAATACGATGGAAACCTCCAGGCTCCTCATATAGAGGAACTACAATGGCAATTGAGGGCTCACACCCTTATCAGTTGGAAACTtcaaaattacaagatcaATCAAAGGGTTATGGATACGGATATGGTGGTGGTACATACGTAATGGATTCATTTGTAAATTGGTGGAAAGGTTCAAATGTTGATAACGCTGCTGATCGCGGTGAAGACACAGTCAGTAATGGCGgagatgatgatttttcattaaacTATGAACCCGATTGTGCAGAATCAATAGCTACTGGTACTGCTAGGACCACCTACGCTGTAATCCCACCAAAAACACCAAGACCTGTAACCCTTGTTGAGCGCACACCTGACGATACCGTTTATCAGTTGTATTATGGTAAACCAATACCTCCGGACTACTTATCAGGACGGTattacaatttcaacactctacagcagcagcagcagcagcagcatcagAATGGACAAGATCCATCAGAATGGTTAAAGAACTGTTTTTCATCCTGCACAAATATGTAA
- a CDS encoding serine/threonine-protein phosphatase (highly similar to uniprot|P23595 Saccharomyces cerevisiae YDL188C PPH22 Catalytic subunit of protein phosphatase 2A functionally redundant with Pph21p methylated at C terminus forms alternate complexes with several regulatory subunits involved in signal transduction and regulation of mitosis), which yields MDMDLDVPMHDAIEDQQLGPTLDEDRETNSADNSAGSTNAGNVGQTPGSLEIDEVEDLHDPDFKPGSSGIADQKSAKPLELTNSTIDQLDKWIEYLSKCQVLSEEEVARLCKMAVDVLQFEENVQPINVPVTICGDVHGQFHDLIELFKIGGPCPDTNYLFMGDYVDRGYYSVETVSLLVAMKVRYPRRITILRGNHESRQITQVYGFYDECLRKYGSATVWKMFTDLFDYFPITALVDNKIFCLHGGLSPMVETVDQVRELNRIQEVPHEGPMCDLLWSDPDDRGGWGISPRGAGFTFGQDISEQFNHTNDLSLIARAHQLVMEGYAWSHQQNVVTIFSAPNYCYRCGNQAAIMEVDENHNRQFLQYEPSVRPGEPTVSRKTPDYFL from the coding sequence ATGGATATGGATTTGGATGTACCCATGCATGATGCCATTGAGGACCAACAATTAGGTCCAACGCTAGACGAAGATAGAGAAACTAACAGTGCTGATAACAGTGCTGGTAGTACGAATGCAGGAAATGTTGGTCAGACTCCTGGTTCATTAGAAATagatgaagtggaagacTTACACGATCCCGATTTCAAACCTGGTTCATCAGGTATAGCGGATCAAAAGTCGGCCAAACCATTGGAACTGACAAACTCAACTATTGACCAATTAGATAAATGGATCGAGTATTTGAGCAAATGTCAAGTTTtatctgaagaagaagttgcaCGTCTTTGTAAGATGGCAGTTGACGTtttacaatttgaagagaatGTTCAACCAATAAATGTTCCAGTTACGATATGCGGTGATGTTCACGGTCAATTCCACGATTTGATAGAGTTGTTTAAGATTGGTGGGCCTTGTCCTGATACTAATTACCTTTTCATGGGGGATTACGTCGATAGGGGTTATTACTCAGTTGAAACGGTTTCACTTTTAGTTGCGATGAAGGTTCGTTATCCTCGTAGAATTACTATACTGAGGGGTAATCATGAATCAAGACAAATTACTCAAGTCTACGGATTTTATGATGAATGTCTACGGAAATACGGTAGTGCAACcgtttggaaaatgtttACAGATCTTTTCGATTACTTCCCCATTACAGCTCTGGTAGATAATAAAATCTTTTGTCTACACGGTGGCCTTTCACCAATGGTAGAAACGGTAGATCAAGTTAGAGAATTGAATAGGATACAGGAAGTTCCTCATGAAGGACCAATGTGTGATCTGCTTTGGTCTGATCCTGATGACAGAGGTGGTTGGGGCATTAGTCCCAGAGGTGCAGGTTTCACTTTTGGCCAAGATATTAGTGAACAATTTAACCATACAAACGATTTATCATTAATCGCAAGAGCtcatcaattggtaatggAAGGTTATGCATGGTCTCATCAACAAAATGTTGTGACGATATTTTCTGCGCCAAATTATTGTTACAGGTGTGGTAATCAAGCTGCAATCATGGAAGTGGATGAGAACCATAACAGACAATTTTTACAGTACGAGCCTTCAGTTAGACCTGGTGAACCAACTGTGAGTAGAAAGACCCCAGATTATTTCTTGTGA
- a CDS encoding 2-oxo-4-hydroxy-4-carboxy-5-ureidoimidazoline decarboxylase (conserved hypothetical protein), with the protein MMQYQNFVHASKDHQLVVMNELFEPCQGLIRLTVDDDGFMPRARELDNYKEFIELVRSTLIQVCLEVEMEASSSSSSTGNRRKLLEDVVNAHPRLGETKKQLSTHSMLEQKNLQSSQDSPEIQKKLLELNHEYEKVYPGLRFVVFVNGRTRLEIIRIMESRITSGNDWFKEVRTAMQELCNIAQDRYRKNSSRL; encoded by the coding sequence ATGATGCAGTATCAGAACTTTGTCCATGCCTCCAAGGACCACcaattggtggtaatgaatGAGTTATTCGAACCTTGCCAGGGTTTAATCAGGCTGACAGTCGATGACGATGGATTCATGCCAAGAGCCCGAGAATTGGacaattacaaagaatTTATCGAATTGGTGAGATCAACTCTTATACAAGTGTGCCTTGAAGTTGAAATGGAAGCCAgttcatcgtcatcttcCACCGGTAACCGCAGAAAGTTGTTAGAAGATGTAGTGAATGCACATCCAAGGTTAGGTGAAACCAAGAAACAGCTCTCTACACACTCGATGCTGGAGCAGAAGAATCTACAAAGTAGTCAAGATTCGCcagaaattcaaaagaaactCCTTGAGTTAAACCACGAATATGAGAAAGTTTACCCCGGACTAAGGTTTGTAGTGTTTGTCAATGGCAGGACCCGGTTGGAAATTATAAGAATTATGGAATCGAGAATTACGTCTGGAAATGACTGGTTCAAGGAAGTGCGTACTGCAATGCAAGAACTTTGTAACATTGCACAAGATCGCTATCGCAAGAATAGTAGTCGATTGTGA
- the RDI1 gene encoding Rdi1p (highly similar to uniprot|Q12434 Saccharomyces cerevisiae YDL135C RDI1 Rho GDP dissociation inhibitor) → MDESEFQGVSDEPTNDQYKVSAKKTLEEYKNLDAEDESLAKWKESLGLSADVLPLEYPGDKRKLVIQKIMLLVDTEPEPIVFDLTNETTIKELASKRYKIKEKSNYKLRIQFKVQHEIITGIRYVQYIKKAGIAIDKIDDHLGSYAPNTKTKPFYEVELPESEAPSGFLARGNYSAVSKFIDDDNTNHLTLNWGVEITKR, encoded by the coding sequence ATGGACGAATCAGAATTTCAGGGCGTTAGTGATGAACCCACTAACGATCAATACAAGGTTTCAGCCAAGAAGACCTTGGAAGAGTACAAGAACTTGGATGCTGAAGACGAATCATTAGCTAAATGGAAAGAATCTTTGGGTCTGAGTGCTGATGTCTTGCCATTGGAATATCCCGGTGATAAAAGGAAACTCGTCATCCAAAAGATTATGCTTTTGGTTGATACTGAACCCGAACCAATTGTGTTTGATTTAACCAATGAAACTACAATTAAAGAGCTGGCCTCGAAAAGGTACAAGATTAAAGAGAAATCCAATTACAAATTGCGCATTCAATTTAAAGTGCAACATGAAATTATTACTGGTATAAGATACGTCCAGTACATCAAGAAAGCGGGAATTGCCATTGACAAGATTGATGATCATTTAGGATCATATGCGCCAAACACAAAGACCAAACCCTTCTACGAAGTTGAACTACCGGAATCTGAGGCCCCAAGTGGATTTTTAGCAAGAGGTAACTACAGCGCGGTTTCCAAATTCATTGATGACGACAATACGAACCACTTAACCTTGAACTGGGGGGttgaaattaccaaaaGGTAA
- the RBS1 gene encoding Rbs1p (some similarities with uniprot|Q870H2 Saccharomyces cerevisiae YDL189W RBS1 Protein of unknown function identified as a high copy suppressor of psk1 psk2 mutations that confer temperature-sensitivity for galactose utilization proposed to bind single-stranded nucleic acids via its R3H domain), protein MMGSIAGSGFNDLTGLGLTPAMITALFHKPHDRQFVVELENSVASFVASNAESYELRPMNSYYRLLSHQVAEYHNLKHALARTQDNCVIIFKGDGFENIQGKPLLQNLQPMGLGPYGCTNTNASNTTNNKRYRILKRRDGQSQSDKIGDTNTDTPNNNNNNVIKPEAGQQGADNKENDEDTNASLEQQRLEKEKQYEQRKQEIFSTPKKNSDDDDDNDNDNEEENGTSDNNSPQPYQFETSRYRFNDQATTQQNEPNSQTVPHRQQDYVSGYASGYTNGNTNGYTNGYTNGHINGNANGNGRRHRKHHPFDNDPRRNSSNTTPQYHMPYFMYPTPPMAAANTSQPPSQFPIMYPAPFPVDGANGYMAPVMYQPIPGFGPMGPKASVTPTSAPAPGPYMTYPFPYHYGQPQAPPPTPPSSTMYRQFSTPQRSHGPRYQKYSRNSSRSSFSRRSSKKQNSQDDTIVGHSSTSTMESGATEIDELSENMQKLI, encoded by the coding sequence ATGATGGGTAGTATTGCTGGAAGTGGTTTTAATGACCTGACAGGCTTAGGATTGACACCTGCAATGATCACTGCACTTTTCCACAAGCCACACGATCGACAATTTGTCgttgaattggaaaactcAGTAGCTTCTTTTGTTGCTTCAAATGCGGAATCTTATGAATTGAGACCTATGAATTCTTACTATAGGTTGCTTTCACATCAAGTGGCTGAATACCACAATTTAAAGCATGCCTTGGCGAGAACTCAAGATAACTGTGTTATTATCTTTAAAGGAGACGGATTTGAAAACATACAAGGCAAGCCATTGTTACAAAATCTACAACCAATGGGATTGGGTCCTTACGGATGTACCAATACTAATGCCAGCAATActactaataataaaagatatcgaattttgaaaaggcGAGATGGCCAAAGTCAGTCAGACAAAATTGGTGATACTAATACTGATACTCctaataacaataataataacgtAATTAAACCTGAAGCAGGACAACAAGGGGCTGataacaaagaaaatgatgaagataccAATGCTTCGTTAGAACAACAGAGattggaaaaggaaaaacaaTACGAACAGAGAAAGCAAGAAATTTTCAGTACaccaaagaagaacagtgatgacgatgatgataacgaCAACGATAATGAGGAAGAGAATGGGACATCGGATAATAACTCACCACAGCCGTACCAATTTGAGACTTCACGATATAGGTTTAACGATCAGGCGACAACGCAACAAAACGAGCCAAATTCCCAAACGGTACCACACCGCCAACAAGATTACGTTAGTGGTTATGCTAGTGGTTATACTAATGGTAACACAAATGGTTATACTAATGGTTATACGAATGGTCATATCAATGGAAATGCAAACGGTAATGGTAGAAGGCATAGGAAACACCATCCATTTGATAACGATCCTAGAAggaattcttccaatacaACCCCTCAATACCACATGCCCTATTTCATGTATCCAACACCGCCCATGGCTGCCGCCAATACAAGCCAGCCACCGTCTCAATTTCCGATCATGTATCCCGCACCTTTCCCCGTGGATGGTGCCAATGGATACATGGCACCTGTAATGTATCAACCAATACCAGGATTTGGTCCCATGGGTCCAAAAGCAAGTGTAACACCAACTtcagcaccagcaccaggACCGTATATGACATACCCGTTCCCATATCACTATGGACAACCACAAGCACCTCCGCCTACACCACCATCGTCAACGATGTATAGACAATTCTCGACACCACAGAGATCTCATGGACCGAGATACCAAAAGTACAGTAGAAACAGTTCGAGAAGTAGTTTCTCGAGaagatcttcaaaaaaacaaaattcCCAAGATGATACAATCGTAGGTCATTCTTCTACATCAACGATGGAATCTGGTGCTAcagaaattgatgaattgtcGGAGAACATGCAAAAGCTtatatga
- the UFD2 gene encoding ubiquitin-ubiquitin ligase UFD2 (similar to uniprot|Q06096 Saccharomyces cerevisiae YPR105C COG4 component of oligomeric Golgi complex): MSSIEDILQVTCNNQDTRGYSLVQTEDISGDGAGSLRVEDVDAVLLYQLMENESLTEPFAYLNSCFQRCQQQKRLNKNGSPSLGAVFQEIDRLVVGYGLVTLQVECFSPNGDFMSYVKQIVSDVDRYIDFLSQLIQRSIVEGTVMELLEGFFPTLLRFMSQELQYFDLNDSSIYNAVLTLFEMFVTFKPIAAVFTQVTGFFGDYDCKPNDFEKTTILGPILTLSPLNPNVALRNYGENLERTQQQKNIIHESLQTEHKVVVERLFFILDKLVRGSSTSREDIMGYFSRIVNKNHLRRGEHANQNTLASNAFMTNITLILIKFSEPFLDVSFKRIDKIDVNYFNNLNLFIDLSSETRVNSDFKEADEFYDKNKKDEDCKPNFISDCFFLTMTYLHYGIGGTLLYDEKITPQVKRLKQEIDRIKKVSQSQDMFATFASVQLKQMEKSLKITQSIKDALQGFFSHRYLQLEVFDFICGASVFLMRAIDPEHLFPSKYFKLPLIPDQVGVENVDNADYLRANAPIPFKYYPEFVIEGPINYSLYISQYNTSPIFRNPRLSSFVELATAILRCPELVSNPHLKGKLVQLLSVGAMPLTDDSPGFMMDVFENDTFVSDHLLYAFLDFYVIVEKTGSSSQFYDKFNSRYSISIILEQLYYRIPKYKAQLIWQANNNADFFVRFVARMLNDLTFLLDEGLGNLAEVHNISIELENRAKGLPPTREEDDRELRSKYASAERQAKSSCGLADKSITLFELYSKDIPNAFVTPEIVDRLASMLDHNLGSLVGPKCGKLKVKDPQKFSFNPKRLLKSLTTVYIHLADQQSFVSAVAKDGRSFSKELFERAVHILAMKIGLVSDEFCHKLLEFAQRAEEQKAAEEAEDFGFDEVPDEFLDPLMFTIMNDPVILPASKMSIDRSTIKAHLLSDSTDPFNRMPLKLEQVTPNHELKRQIEEFKRQRKGNNV, from the coding sequence ATGTCGAGTATTGAAGACATTTTGCAAGTTACTTGTAACAATCAGGATACGAGAGGATACAGTTTAGTACAAACTGAAGATATCAGTGGTGATGGTGCGGGATCCTTGAGAGTGGAAGATGTAGATGCAGTCCTTTTATACCAGCTGATGGAGAATGAATCTCTTACAGAACCATTTGCATACTTAAACAGCTGTTTCCAAAGATGTCAGCAACAAAAAAGATTGAACAAGAACGGTAGTCCATCTTTGGGTGCTGTTTTCCAGGAAATTGATAGATTGGTCGTTGGATATGGTCTTGTAACCTTACAAGTGGAATGTTTTAGTCCGAATGGTGATTTTATGTCATATGTTAAGCAAATTGTTAGTGATGTGGACAGATACATTGACTTCTTATCGCAGTTGATCCAAAGATCTATAGTGGAAGGAACAGTTATGGAACTTTTGGAGGGGTTTTTCCCCACGCTATTGAGATTTATGAGTCAGGAATTACAGTATTTTGATTTGAATGATTCTTCGATCTACAATGCGGTTTTAACactttttgaaatgtttGTCACTTTCAAGCCTATTGCCGCTGTTTTCACACAAGTAACCGGGTTTTTTGGCGATTATGATTGTAAACCCAACGATTTCGAAAAGACAACGATTTTGGGTCCTATCTTAACTTTATCTCCTCTGAACCCCAATGTGGCATTGAGAAACTACGGTGAGAACTTGGAAAGAACTCAACAGCAGAAAAACATCATTCATGAATCGTTACAGACAGAGCATAAAGTTGTGGTGGAAAGATTGTTCTTTATTCTCGATAAGCTCGTAAGAGGCTCCTCGACTTCAAGGGAGGATATTATGGGTTATTTCTCCAGAATTGTCAATAAAAACCATTTGCGTAGAGGTGAACATGCAAACCAAAATACGTTGGCATCGAATGCATTTATGACTAACATTACTTTGATTTTAATCAAATTTTCAGAACCATTTTTGGATgtttcattcaaaagaattgataagATCGATGTTAACTATTTTAACAACTTAAATCTTTTCATTGACCTTTCAAGTGAAACTCGTGTCAATTCTGATTTCAAAGAAgcagatgaattttacgataaaaataagaaagatgaagattgTAAACCAAATTTTATCTCTGATTGCTTTTTCCTAACAATGACTTATTTACATTATGGTATTGGCGGTACGTTGTTATACGATGAAAAGATTACGCCGCAGGTTAAAAGGTTAAAACAAGAGATCGACAGGATAAAGAAAGTTTCACAATCACAAGATATGTTTGCAACTTTTGCATCTGTACAATTGAAGCAGATGGAAAAATCCTTAAAGATTACTCAAAGTATCAAGGATGCCTTGCAGGGATTTTTCTCTCATAGATATTTACAGTTAGAGGTCTTTGATTTCATCTGTGGTGCCTCTGTGTTTTTGATGAGGGCTATTGATCCCGAGCATCTGTTCCcatcaaaatatttcaagTTACCTTTGATTCCAGATCAGGTTGGTGTGGAAAACGTGGACAATGCAGATTATTTAAGAGCAAATGCTCCTATACCTTTCAAATATTATCCTGAATTTGTCATTGAAGGTCCTATCAACTATTCATTGTACATTTCTCAATACAATACTTCCCCCATTTTCAGAAATCCACGCCTTTCATCCTTTGTCGAATTGGCAACTGCCATTTTACGTTGTCCCGAATTGGTATCTAATCCACATTTGAAAGGTAAACTGGTTCAATTACTGAGTGTCGGTGCCATGCCACTAACTGATGATTCGCCTGGATTCATGATGGacgtttttgaaaatgatacgTTTGTCTCTGATCATCTGTTGTATGCATTTCTCGATTTTTATGTCATTGTGGAAAAGACGGGGTCTTCTTCCCAGTTTTATGATAAATTCAATAGCAGATACAGCATTTCAATTATTTTGGAACAGTTATATTATAGAATACCCAAATACAAGGCACAATTAATCTGGCAGGCAAATAACAATGCAGATTTCTTTGTTAGGTTTGTTGCTAGAATGTTAAACGATTTAACATTTTTATTAGACGAAGGTTTGGGTAATCTAGCTGAAGTGCATAACATCAGTattgaattagaaaatagGGCTAAAGGATTGCCACcaacaagagaagaagacgaCCGTGAACTACGTTCTAAATATGCATCCGCAGAAAGGCAGGCTAAATCATCTTGTGGATTAGCAGATAAATCGATTACACTTTTTGAACTTTACTCAAAGGATATTCCCAACGCATTTGTAACGCCTGAGATTGTTGATCGTTTGGCAAGTATGTTAGATCACAATTTGGGATCATTAGTGGGACCAAAATGTGGCAAATTAAAAGTTAAAGATCCTCAAAAATTCTCATTTAACCCTAAAAGATTACTCAAATCTTTGACTACGGTTTACATCCATCTTGCTGATCAACAATCGTTTGTGTCTGCCGTCGCCAAGGATGGCAGATCATTCAGTAAGGAATTGTTTGAAAGGGCAGTTCACATTTTAGCTATGAAGATTGGATTGGTTAGTGATGAATTTTGTCACAAATTATTAGAATTTGCTCAAAGAGCTGAGGAACAAAAGGCCGCcgaagaagcagaagatTTCGGATTCGATGAGGTTCCTGACGAATTCTTGGATCCACTTATGTTTACCATAATGAACGATCCAGTTATACTTCCTGCATCAAAAATGTCAATCGATAGATCTACAATTAAAGCTCATCTTTTGAGTGATTCTACGGATCCATTCAATAGAATGCCATTAAAGTTAGAACAAGTTACTCCTAATCATGAGTTAAAACGACAAATTGAAGAGTTTAAACGTCAAAGGAAAGGAAACAACGTATGA
- the RPL35A gene encoding 60S ribosomal protein uL29 (highly similar to uniprot|P39741 Saccharomyces cerevisiae YDL191W RPL35A and YDL136W RPL35B, proteins component of the large (60S) ribosomal subunit): protein MAGVKPYELRTKNKEQLQSQLVDLKKELAELKVQKLSRPSLPKIKTVRRDIARVLTIINEQQREAVRQLYKGKKFQPKDLRPKKTRALRRALTKHEASQVTLKQRKREINFPQRKFAIKA, encoded by the exons ATG GCCGGCGTGAAACCTTACGAGCTAAGAACTAAGAACAAGGAGCAACTTCAATCTCAATTGGTcgatttgaagaaggagTTGGCCGAATTGAAggttcaaaaattgtcaaGACCATCTCTACCAAAGATCAAGACTGTTAGAAGAGATATCGCCCGTGTCTTGACTATCATCAACGAACAACAAAGAGAAGCCGTTAGACAATTGTACAAAGGTAAGAAATTCCAACCAAAGGATTTGAGACCAAAGAAGACTAGAGCTTTGAGAAGAGCTTTGACTAAGCACGAAGCTTCCCAAGTTACCCTCAAGCAAAGAAAGAGAGAAATCAACTTCCCTCAAAGAAAATTCGCTATCAAAGCTTAA
- a CDS encoding uncharacterized protein (highly similar to uniprot|P11076 Saccharomyces cerevisiae YDL192W ARF1 ADP-ribosylation factor GTPase of the Ras superfamily involved in regulation of coated formation vesicles in intracellular trafficking within the Golgi functionally interchangeable with Arf2p), which yields MGIFASKLFSNLFGNKEMRILMVGLDGAGKTTVLYKLKLGEVITTIPTIGFNVETVQYKNISFTVWDVGGQDRIRSLWRHYYRNTEGVIFVVDSNDRSRITEAREVMQRMLNEDELRNAVWLVFANKQDLPEAMSAAEITEKLGLHSIRNRPWFIQATCATSGEGLYEGLEWLSNNLKNQS from the coding sequence ATGGGTATTTTTGCATCAAAGTTGTTTAGTAACCTCTTTGGTAACAAAGAGATGCGTATATTGATGGTGGGTCTTGATGGTGCTGGTAAGACTACTGTTCTTTATAAGTTGAAGTTGGGTGAAGTTATCACAACAATCCCAACCATTGGTTTCAACGTCGAAACCGTTCAATACAAGAACATTTCCTTTACCGTCTGGGATGTGGGTGGACAAGACAGAATTAGATCATTGTGGAGACACTACTACAGAAACACAGAAGGTGTTATCTTCGTTGTCGATTCCAACGATAGATCTCGTATCACTGAAGCAAGAGAAGTTATGCAAAGAATgttgaatgaagatgaattgagaaatgCCGTCTGGTTGGTCTTTGCAAACAAACAAGATTTGCCAGAAGCTATGTCTGCAGCAGAAATTACCGAAAAATTAGGTCTACATTCTATCAGAAACAGACCTTGGTTCATCCAAGCTACCTGTGCCACTTCTGGTGAAGGTCTTTACGAAGGTTTGGAATGGCTAAgtaacaatttgaagaaccaATCTTAa